The following are from one region of the Haemophilus parainfluenzae genome:
- the mltA gene encoding murein transglycosylase A, producing MKFRQNLAVKILSVMAAVSVLASCGSAPSKVSSKNNSSLPRTATGDDPQKFGAKYSGRTYQQAILSPVASVENKGAVVNQGDFLTQLTNVRDYSNSLTNRFAANYGKITNWVLAGANVNELAQYGINPQIMKGFDGYQNVLMTGYYSPVIHARRTAQGQYQHPIYAMPSYKRYSRAEIYNGALAGQGLELAYSDSMMDNFLLGVQGSGYVDYGDGNLNYLAYAGQNGYKYQAVGRLLVEDGEIPKEKMSIQAIREWGKANPSRVRELLERNPSYVFFKNDPTGKVKGSAGVPLVPMAAVASDRNVIPSGTVLLVEVPDIDNEGNWMGTHKLYLMVALDVGGAVNGHHFDLYRGIGDQAGHIAGLSKHYGRVWVLQ from the coding sequence ATGAAATTTCGTCAAAATCTCGCCGTAAAAATTCTCTCTGTGATGGCGGCTGTTTCGGTGCTTGCATCATGTGGCTCGGCACCAAGTAAAGTCTCTTCAAAAAATAATTCTAGCTTGCCGCGTACTGCGACAGGCGACGATCCACAAAAATTCGGAGCAAAGTATAGTGGACGTACTTATCAACAAGCTATTTTAAGCCCAGTGGCTTCCGTGGAGAACAAAGGTGCGGTCGTTAACCAAGGTGATTTTTTAACGCAGTTGACGAATGTTCGTGATTATTCAAATTCATTAACAAATCGCTTTGCGGCGAATTATGGCAAAATCACTAACTGGGTGCTTGCAGGAGCAAATGTAAATGAATTAGCACAATACGGCATTAATCCTCAGATTATGAAAGGTTTTGATGGTTATCAAAACGTATTGATGACAGGTTATTATTCGCCAGTGATTCATGCACGCCGTACTGCACAAGGTCAATATCAACATCCAATTTATGCGATGCCAAGCTATAAACGTTATAGCCGTGCAGAAATTTATAATGGTGCATTGGCAGGACAAGGCTTAGAGCTCGCTTACAGTGATTCAATGATGGATAACTTCCTATTAGGCGTGCAGGGGAGTGGCTATGTTGATTACGGTGATGGCAATTTAAATTATTTAGCCTATGCGGGACAAAATGGCTATAAATATCAAGCGGTTGGTCGTTTGTTAGTAGAGGATGGTGAAATTCCAAAAGAAAAAATGTCCATTCAAGCGATTCGTGAATGGGGGAAAGCAAACCCATCTCGCGTACGAGAATTGTTAGAACGTAATCCATCTTATGTTTTCTTTAAAAACGATCCAACAGGTAAAGTGAAAGGTTCTGCAGGTGTGCCTTTAGTGCCAATGGCTGCTGTTGCTTCTGATCGCAATGTGATTCCTTCTGGAACCGTATTATTGGTTGAAGTACCTGATATTGATAATGAGGGTAACTGGATGGGCACACACAAATTATACTTAATGGTGGCACTCGATGTGGGCGGAGCAGTAAATGGTCATCACTTTGACTTATACCGTGGTATTGGCGATCAAGCGGGTCATATCGCGGGGTTATCAAAACATTATGGACGCGTTTGGGTTCTACAATAA
- the tcdA gene encoding tRNA cyclic N6-threonylcarbamoyladenosine(37) synthase TcdA yields the protein MARVDNYEQRFGGIGRLYTPEGLARLRQAHVCVIGIGGVGSWVVEALARSGVGQITMIDMDDICVTNINRQLPALSGNIGKLKTEVMAERVKLINPECVVNIIDDFISPDNQAEYLNRGYDYVIDAIDNVKTKAAMIAYCKRNKIKIITIGGAGGQTDPSKIQIADLSKTIQDPLLAKVRSVLRKDFNFTQNPQRKFAVDAVFSTQPLIFPKMGEGCEVSATMNCANGFGAATMITATFGFFAVSRVIDKLLK from the coding sequence ATGGCTCGTGTTGATAACTACGAACAACGTTTTGGCGGCATTGGTCGCCTTTATACACCAGAAGGCTTGGCGCGTTTGCGTCAGGCTCATGTGTGCGTTATTGGTATTGGTGGCGTAGGTTCGTGGGTGGTGGAAGCGCTTGCGCGAAGTGGCGTAGGGCAGATCACTATGATTGATATGGATGATATTTGTGTCACTAATATTAATCGTCAGCTTCCTGCATTAAGCGGCAATATTGGCAAGCTTAAAACGGAAGTGATGGCAGAACGCGTTAAGCTGATTAATCCAGAATGTGTGGTGAATATTATCGATGATTTCATTTCACCGGATAATCAAGCCGAATACTTAAATCGTGGTTATGATTATGTCATTGATGCCATTGATAATGTGAAAACCAAAGCAGCCATGATTGCCTATTGCAAACGTAATAAAATCAAGATTATTACTATTGGTGGCGCAGGTGGTCAGACAGATCCATCCAAAATCCAAATTGCTGATTTAAGCAAAACGATTCAAGATCCATTATTGGCGAAAGTGCGGTCAGTTTTACGTAAGGATTTTAATTTTACCCAAAATCCACAACGTAAATTTGCAGTTGATGCGGTGTTTTCAACCCAGCCTTTGATTTTCCCTAAAATGGGCGAGGGCTGTGAAGTATCAGCCACCATGAATTGTGCAAATGGTTTTGGTGCGGCAACCATGATCACCGCAACCTTTGGATTTTTTGCCGTTTCTAGGGTAATAGACAAGTTATTAAAATAA
- the znuA gene encoding zinc ABC transporter substrate-binding protein ZnuA: protein MKQVLKMSAISTALLTLPMIANADVLASVKPLGFITSSIANGVTDTQILVPAGASPHDYSLKLSDVQKVKSADLVLWVGEDIDAFLAKPISQIDSKKVINISEIPEIKPLLSKVHHEHYHEGDEHEHGHDHKHGHDHKHEHGHDHHDHDVDENGLSVNWHLWYSPAISQIVAQKVADKLTEQHPDKKELIAKNLADFNRTLTEQSDKIKAQLAPLKDKGFFVFHDAYSYFNDAYGLNQTGYFTINPLVAPGAKTIAHIKEEIEEHHVNCLFAEPQFTPKVIDSLAQSTKVNVGRLDPIGDNVQLGPNSYANFLQATADSYAQCLSK from the coding sequence ATGAAACAAGTATTAAAAATGAGTGCAATTTCTACCGCACTTTTAACCCTTCCAATGATAGCAAATGCAGATGTATTGGCATCCGTGAAACCGCTCGGTTTTATTACATCGTCTATTGCTAATGGTGTAACAGATACGCAAATTTTAGTGCCAGCAGGTGCTTCCCCACACGATTACAGCTTAAAACTTTCAGATGTGCAAAAAGTAAAATCTGCAGATTTAGTGCTTTGGGTCGGTGAAGATATTGATGCTTTCTTAGCAAAACCAATTAGCCAAATTGATAGCAAAAAAGTCATCAATATTTCGGAGATTCCAGAAATTAAACCACTTTTAAGCAAAGTGCATCATGAGCATTATCATGAAGGCGATGAACACGAGCACGGCCATGATCACAAACATGGACACGATCATAAACACGAGCATGGTCATGACCATCACGACCACGATGTTGATGAAAATGGGTTAAGTGTAAACTGGCACTTATGGTATTCACCAGCCATTAGCCAAATTGTGGCACAGAAAGTCGCGGATAAATTAACAGAACAACACCCAGATAAAAAAGAGCTCATTGCGAAAAACTTAGCTGATTTTAACCGCACTTTGACAGAGCAAAGCGACAAGATCAAAGCACAATTAGCGCCACTTAAAGATAAAGGTTTCTTTGTGTTCCATGATGCTTATAGTTATTTCAATGATGCTTATGGTTTAAATCAAACCGGTTATTTCACCATTAATCCATTAGTGGCACCAGGTGCAAAAACCATTGCTCACATCAAAGAAGAGATTGAAGAACACCATGTGAACTGTCTTTTTGCTGAGCCTCAATTCACACCAAAAGTGATTGATTCGCTTGCACAAAGTACAAAAGTTAATGTTGGTCGTTTAGATCCTATTGGCGATAACGTACAGCTTGGTCCAAATTCTTATGCGAATTTCCTTCAAGCCACCGCTGATAGCTATGCACAATGTTTAAGTAAATAA